Proteins co-encoded in one Rhodopirellula bahusiensis genomic window:
- a CDS encoding DUF4282 domain-containing protein — protein METISGWLLRHHDKIEHGPFSLAVLVEAASRGDIVFDSEVKHDKHTEGQWILAKRVRQIREVMPASEPPPTSEPEPEEPIIDRETKPDFQLKIEPGRPGGKRIKLAIPRDPLSAFITIFDFRFNSFATPWIIRFIYGIGTVTIVLATIVFWGGAFIGSAIELMKFAIGGVAATDVLPKPYLASASIGQSLSFVENGGGGYVGASMPGNAFGIILTIIIVNLFFVIPLLILRVACEFMIVAFRVAEDVSDSKTLLRELFDRDA, from the coding sequence ATGGAAACGATCAGCGGTTGGCTTCTTCGTCATCACGACAAAATAGAGCACGGACCTTTCAGCTTGGCTGTCTTGGTTGAAGCCGCATCGCGTGGCGACATTGTTTTTGATTCGGAAGTGAAGCACGACAAGCACACTGAGGGACAATGGATTCTGGCCAAGCGTGTGCGGCAAATTCGGGAAGTGATGCCAGCCAGTGAGCCGCCGCCAACCAGCGAACCGGAGCCAGAAGAGCCGATCATTGATCGAGAAACGAAGCCAGACTTCCAGTTGAAAATCGAACCTGGCAGGCCGGGCGGGAAGCGAATCAAACTGGCGATTCCACGTGATCCATTGAGTGCATTCATCACGATTTTCGACTTCCGGTTCAATAGCTTTGCAACGCCCTGGATCATCCGATTCATCTACGGGATCGGAACGGTGACGATCGTTCTAGCAACAATTGTTTTCTGGGGTGGAGCGTTCATTGGCAGTGCGATCGAACTAATGAAATTTGCGATCGGTGGCGTTGCCGCCACCGACGTTTTGCCAAAACCCTATCTTGCGTCAGCGTCGATCGGCCAATCGCTTTCGTTCGTTGAAAATGGTGGCGGGGGCTACGTGGGTGCATCTATGCCTGGCAATGCTTTTGGAATTATTTTGACCATCATCATTGTGAACCTCTTTTTCGTGATTCCGCTTTTGATCCTACGAGTCGCCTGCGAGTTCATGATCGTTGCGTTCCGAGTTGCAGAAGACGTGAGTGATTCCAAAACGTTGCTCAGGGAACTCTTTGACCGCGATGCATAG
- a CDS encoding tyrosine-type recombinase/integrase, with the protein MRNGDISEKTVEDYRWYINRFSTYYGKSLSLNIEPRHVSDWLDAESTWGNSAQRGAITAIKRLYSWAFKERRITDNPLAGIEKPSANRRSRLIDAETHSRMILRVRHGGYACPSDKQFQLVLVAMKHSGGRPQDIANARVEYVKEDYSRWELPKHKRYRHTLKPKLVYLSPCLRTVTMILKAGRSKGPLFQGRRGPLTVNAIGCRIKRLTEQLKIPPGLIAYTYRHTFITESLQRGVDVATVAVLAGTSIQMIERHYSHIYQDHERLVREVAVCVGSKSVLPADSK; encoded by the coding sequence GTGCGAAATGGAGACATCAGTGAAAAAACGGTTGAGGATTACCGCTGGTATATCAATCGTTTCTCCACTTACTACGGCAAATCGCTGTCGCTAAACATCGAACCTCGACACGTCAGTGATTGGCTGGATGCGGAGTCGACGTGGGGCAACTCCGCTCAGCGAGGTGCGATCACAGCAATCAAGCGTCTCTACTCATGGGCATTCAAAGAACGGCGGATCACAGATAATCCTTTGGCTGGCATCGAGAAGCCTTCTGCAAACCGACGTTCCAGATTGATTGATGCGGAAACTCACTCACGCATGATCCTGCGCGTGCGACATGGAGGCTACGCGTGCCCTTCCGACAAGCAGTTTCAACTGGTCTTGGTTGCAATGAAGCATTCTGGCGGCAGACCGCAAGATATCGCCAACGCGAGAGTCGAATACGTCAAGGAAGATTATTCGCGATGGGAATTGCCCAAACACAAACGATACCGGCACACCCTGAAACCAAAATTAGTCTATCTGTCTCCGTGCCTGCGAACCGTCACAATGATCTTGAAGGCGGGGCGATCAAAAGGGCCGCTGTTTCAAGGGCGACGTGGCCCTCTGACTGTCAACGCGATTGGATGCCGGATCAAGCGATTGACGGAACAATTGAAGATTCCCCCGGGCTTGATCGCGTACACCTACCGCCACACGTTCATTACCGAGTCGCTGCAGCGTGGCGTTGATGTTGCCACGGTGGCTGTTCTTGCAGGAACAAGCATCCAAATGATCGAACGCCACTATTCACACATCTATCAGGATCATGAACGTTTGGTGCGAGAGGTGGCGGTCTGTGTTGGATCAAAATCGGTGTTGCCGGCTGACTCGAAATGA
- a CDS encoding helix-turn-helix domain-containing protein has protein sequence MAKKKSATTAKPTKPTSGKRIDRAAYGIDLPAVLETIRPRLAGTHAEIADRAGMSKGNVSNVLSGAKEPSLGHLAALARAAGGRIDVTFIPEKSKR, from the coding sequence ATGGCCAAGAAGAAATCAGCTACGACGGCGAAACCGACCAAACCAACATCCGGAAAGCGAATTGACAGGGCCGCGTATGGAATCGATCTGCCAGCAGTGCTGGAAACGATCCGGCCTCGCCTGGCAGGTACTCACGCCGAGATTGCCGATCGGGCCGGGATGTCGAAAGGCAATGTCAGCAACGTGTTGAGCGGGGCAAAGGAGCCGTCCCTGGGCCACTTGGCAGCACTTGCCCGAGCTGCGGGCGGTCGCATCGACGTGACGTTCATTCCAGAAAAGTCAAAGCGATGA
- a CDS encoding DUF6794 domain-containing protein: MIFNDKQIPATIHEAAELLAAGMTDRERKQLLAGDQTDFHFGIGSEIRDRWIHADGSRILQDLQRTYTGIHEDQVSELIINEAKAIVAGSTD; the protein is encoded by the coding sequence ATGATCTTTAACGACAAGCAGATTCCCGCCACGATCCACGAAGCTGCCGAACTGCTGGCAGCCGGGATGACCGACCGGGAGCGTAAACAACTGCTGGCCGGCGATCAGACTGACTTCCATTTCGGGATCGGCAGTGAGATTCGAGACCGATGGATTCACGCCGATGGCTCACGGATCCTGCAGGACCTCCAGCGAACGTACACCGGCATTCACGAAGACCAGGTCAGCGAATTGATTATCAACGAAGCGAAGGCGATCGTCGCGGGGAGCACGGATTGA
- a CDS encoding PIN-like domain-containing protein: protein MHSPGEQPDKHAQGPPFFVDRNMGKHIAQAIIDAGYDAIHHDDKFGPTTPDTEWLKEVGKNGWLVISRDEKIGKNPSELIALIDAQVHAFFFILQQQSSQVVIDAVIRCLPHMLEIAKRKSPPTLAIINKHGKLERLEGWDRLRDRVQEQQEKRNRGQ from the coding sequence ATGCACAGCCCCGGCGAGCAGCCTGATAAGCACGCCCAGGGCCCACCGTTCTTTGTCGATAGGAACATGGGCAAGCACATTGCCCAGGCGATAATTGACGCTGGTTACGACGCTATCCACCACGACGATAAATTTGGCCCCACCACCCCAGACACGGAGTGGCTGAAGGAAGTTGGGAAGAACGGGTGGCTCGTCATCAGTCGAGACGAAAAGATCGGGAAAAACCCCAGTGAACTGATCGCGTTGATAGACGCACAAGTCCATGCGTTCTTTTTCATTCTTCAACAGCAGTCTTCACAGGTAGTGATCGATGCTGTAATCCGCTGCCTCCCACACATGTTGGAGATTGCGAAGCGGAAGTCTCCGCCGACGCTGGCGATCATCAACAAGCACGGAAAACTTGAGAGACTAGAGGGCTGGGATCGCCTTCGTGACCGCGTTCAAGAGCAGCAAGAAAAACGAAACCGAGGGCAGTGA
- a CDS encoding protein phosphatase 2C domain-containing protein: MSSFETAQVVHAYRERCEDRIEITTDGDRTVIVVADGAGGTGGGHFAAETVLRETRSSLASIDGSTGWSDFLSQLDFEITCGETTAVIVDLRPDRIIGASVGDSCAWIIDGSSITDLTRNQCRKPLLGSQAAKPAPFWHGSLDGTLLVGSDGFFDYAKRDQITTLIGRTDLFSLPRACVDLVRLPSGDLWDDTAVVACRVRYAQSPRKRYSI; the protein is encoded by the coding sequence ATGAGTTCGTTTGAAACTGCCCAGGTTGTTCATGCATATCGTGAACGATGCGAAGATCGCATCGAGATCACCACTGATGGCGACCGCACCGTGATTGTGGTTGCCGATGGCGCTGGCGGAACCGGCGGTGGACACTTTGCGGCCGAAACGGTCCTTCGCGAAACTCGGTCCAGCCTTGCTTCAATTGACGGCTCGACCGGCTGGTCTGATTTTCTCTCGCAGCTCGATTTCGAGATCACTTGCGGTGAAACAACTGCCGTCATAGTTGATCTTCGCCCTGACCGTATCATCGGCGCTAGCGTTGGCGACAGTTGCGCCTGGATCATCGATGGTTCCAGTATCACTGACCTGACGCGCAATCAATGCCGCAAGCCCCTGCTCGGTTCTCAAGCCGCGAAACCTGCACCGTTTTGGCACGGCTCGCTTGATGGCACATTGCTCGTCGGTTCCGATGGATTCTTCGACTACGCTAAACGCGACCAAATCACAACGCTGATTGGTCGAACGGACTTATTCTCTCTTCCCCGTGCTTGCGTTGACTTGGTTCGCCTTCCCTCTGGTGATCTATGGGACGACACCGCAGTGGTTGCCTGTCGCGTGCGATACGCACAATCTCCTCGCAAGCGTTATTCGATTTGA
- a CDS encoding prepilin-type N-terminal cleavage/methylation domain-containing protein, which translates to MCKPLTALQSIRSALTLIELLVVLTVIGICVSLLIPALQSARGASRRTECASNIRQWHFDFPASPDRIRVNYCPDDPSAYGFFRNQMASKPLAHQATSQTFQFFEHAGGSERPLYDRSYHPEPASDPEVWFSDLHLSNGTTQREVRRFIDYERHIGGTANYLYLDGHVETLDAAVIEAWITEGHNFADVGNATPPR; encoded by the coding sequence ATGTGTAAACCTTTGACTGCCCTCCAGTCCATCCGTTCCGCACTGACGCTGATTGAACTACTGGTCGTTCTGACAGTGATCGGAATCTGCGTGTCACTCTTGATTCCTGCTTTGCAGTCCGCTCGCGGAGCCTCACGCCGTACCGAATGTGCAAGCAACATACGCCAGTGGCACTTTGATTTTCCCGCGTCACCTGACCGGATCCGCGTGAACTATTGTCCCGATGATCCCAGTGCCTACGGGTTCTTCCGCAATCAGATGGCCAGCAAGCCACTCGCTCATCAGGCCACGTCGCAAACATTTCAGTTCTTTGAGCACGCGGGTGGCTCTGAACGCCCGCTCTATGATCGAAGCTACCATCCTGAACCTGCGTCCGACCCGGAGGTCTGGTTTTCTGATTTGCATCTGTCGAATGGGACCACCCAACGAGAGGTGCGTCGATTCATCGATTACGAACGCCATATTGGCGGGACGGCCAACTACTTGTACCTCGACGGACACGTGGAGACGCTGGACGCTGCTGTCATCGAGGCCTGGATCACTGAAGGCCACAACTTCGCCGATGTCGGAAACGCCACTCCGCCTCGATGA
- a CDS encoding trypsin-like peptidase domain-containing protein, translated as MTHTTVSFFFGAALVAVAIVSETAAVEPWDRVVCIQSEIESKPDTGKLCSAFLVNSNERLFLVTAGHASEETNPKSKLRYRDPDGVSQWVALKTFFRASANPWQRDKRSDFAVAELLLVDGAETYFAHLTALSISLESISTETPSRTTGIVTVGFPLAIGAGEVLSPVAIVGHVASRETDTKNRWGHEPIVYCSPPLAQGTSGGPAFLDNQPEGSLVVVAMYIGVIHDSSGAKLSKMVPARLIRASIMQMQGGD; from the coding sequence ATGACACATACCACCGTGTCGTTCTTTTTTGGAGCTGCACTGGTCGCAGTTGCAATCGTTTCTGAAACGGCGGCGGTCGAGCCGTGGGACCGCGTTGTTTGTATCCAATCTGAGATCGAGTCGAAGCCCGACACCGGCAAGCTTTGCTCTGCGTTCCTAGTGAATTCAAACGAACGCCTGTTTCTCGTGACCGCTGGGCATGCATCGGAGGAGACGAACCCGAAGAGCAAGTTGAGGTATCGAGACCCAGACGGTGTCTCCCAGTGGGTTGCCTTGAAAACGTTCTTCCGTGCGTCGGCAAACCCTTGGCAACGTGACAAGCGTTCTGACTTCGCGGTTGCCGAATTGCTCTTGGTCGATGGAGCGGAGACTTACTTTGCCCACTTGACCGCGCTTTCGATCTCGCTTGAATCAATCAGCACGGAAACGCCTTCGCGTACAACTGGGATTGTCACAGTCGGGTTTCCGCTCGCGATCGGTGCGGGCGAGGTGCTCTCTCCGGTGGCAATTGTCGGCCATGTCGCATCTCGCGAAACGGATACGAAAAATCGCTGGGGGCATGAACCCATTGTTTATTGTTCGCCACCTCTTGCTCAAGGCACGAGTGGCGGTCCTGCGTTCTTGGACAATCAGCCCGAGGGTTCCTTGGTTGTCGTTGCCATGTACATTGGCGTGATCCATGATTCATCGGGAGCCAAATTGTCGAAGATGGTTCCAGCACGGCTCATCCGAGCGTCAATCATGCAAATGCAAGGCGGTGATTGA
- a CDS encoding DUF695 domain-containing protein produces the protein MANDPEKHRWSLCELDYGGMPLFLRINESAREWIGHPDYGIKLGFAVQMLDSEGASIPDPTENESLADLEDRIVETVAEGADGIHVLTLTNASMKELVFYIKEGADIGAMHESLKNADATHEVQCQAVWDHDWAAFTEFLPEDDA, from the coding sequence ATGGCGAATGATCCCGAGAAACATCGTTGGTCTTTGTGCGAGCTTGACTACGGTGGGATGCCGCTATTTCTGCGGATCAATGAATCCGCTCGCGAATGGATTGGTCATCCGGACTACGGGATCAAGTTGGGGTTCGCGGTTCAGATGCTGGACTCAGAGGGTGCCAGCATTCCGGACCCCACCGAGAATGAATCGCTGGCTGATTTAGAGGATCGAATCGTCGAAACGGTTGCCGAGGGTGCCGACGGGATTCACGTGTTGACGCTGACCAACGCTTCGATGAAGGAGTTGGTCTTTTACATCAAAGAGGGTGCGGACATCGGAGCGATGCACGAATCGTTGAAGAACGCTGATGCGACCCATGAGGTTCAGTGCCAAGCGGTTTGGGATCACGATTGGGCAGCGTTCACTGAGTTTTTGCCAGAGGACGACGCGTAG
- a CDS encoding mechanosensitive ion channel domain-containing protein, translating to MTEFYRRLLLCLCVASLVGILPPEANAAPTEQNLSATQQLAPASNVPNLRDVGQPEAVFSPNAASRPDASNPVALVSAEDDLAAETSSEVLENKQEEVAAELRVAMLQEKQEAESAGNDNDQPSADSSRVDLLKQIDVVIAQQQSATSSNEDHDAQVASLKQLLTRLADGKIEDKSPPYSIVFQDGLKESVRNANTRLLSAESSVVSARDAAETAKLESDDRARTLRQLKETSTSATENENQIAELEQKLAEEMLVLRRQELSIAEANQTIAKLQLEIEEEKLAIVGDHIVFTREMLEQKLDDFDLREIELKQQVARLKNELHFAERRWMAARQETDSTPNAGPELTERVDSLKVAQMTLQNQSSLINQQLQRIPILKKAWERRFLVVTNQAERKERQEWVEETEQQIEQIERDRRARQFKLDELRVNQSNVEAKIDAINGTNPAVRRWLESKRDSLAKQVEFYNSSVISQDNAERTLRRLKNQIDGEPGRSVSEIIEDSWDQTQRVWNYELANIDDTSLTVGKVCSSVLLLFIGFMLARWFSALLGRRLPKWGVEEAAAHAIESLTFYALLITLGLTALRYANVPLTVFTFLGGAVAIGVGFGSQNILNNFISGLILLAERPIKVGDLVSVDGTLGNVTTIGARSTQIRTGENQDIIVPNSKFLENNVTNLTRRDDRLRTSVTIGVAYGSNLDSVLRLLARAASEQSGVLDRPKPMVWFNDFGDNALVFQVHFWIQAKNVTQMRMIETGVRLKIDSMFREAEIVIAFPQRDLHIQASRPIDLRLVGSNAPSQDDLDSIGDAA from the coding sequence ATGACTGAATTCTATCGACGATTGCTGCTGTGTCTGTGCGTCGCCTCTTTGGTTGGAATCCTACCGCCCGAAGCAAATGCGGCACCAACCGAGCAGAACCTATCCGCGACACAACAACTTGCTCCCGCGTCAAATGTCCCCAACTTGCGAGACGTCGGGCAACCCGAAGCGGTCTTTTCGCCAAATGCAGCTTCGCGTCCTGATGCATCAAATCCCGTCGCTCTCGTCTCCGCAGAAGACGATTTGGCTGCCGAAACGTCTTCTGAGGTGCTAGAGAACAAACAAGAAGAAGTTGCCGCAGAGCTTCGCGTCGCGATGCTGCAAGAGAAGCAAGAGGCGGAGTCGGCTGGAAACGACAACGACCAACCCAGCGCTGATTCCAGTCGGGTCGACCTACTCAAGCAGATCGATGTTGTCATCGCACAACAACAGTCGGCAACCTCGTCGAACGAAGACCACGATGCGCAAGTCGCCTCGCTCAAGCAACTTCTGACTCGGCTCGCAGACGGAAAAATCGAGGACAAGTCACCGCCGTACTCGATCGTGTTCCAAGACGGACTCAAAGAATCCGTCCGCAATGCGAATACCCGACTTCTTTCAGCCGAGTCGTCTGTCGTCTCAGCTCGCGACGCTGCGGAAACTGCCAAACTCGAATCGGACGACCGCGCAAGGACGCTCCGCCAACTGAAAGAAACGTCCACATCAGCAACGGAAAACGAGAATCAAATCGCCGAACTAGAGCAAAAGCTTGCCGAAGAAATGCTCGTGCTCCGTCGCCAAGAGCTATCGATCGCCGAAGCCAATCAAACGATCGCCAAACTGCAGCTCGAGATCGAAGAAGAGAAGCTGGCGATCGTGGGTGATCACATCGTCTTCACTCGTGAAATGCTCGAGCAAAAACTGGATGACTTCGACCTTCGAGAGATCGAACTGAAGCAGCAAGTCGCACGCCTCAAGAACGAACTGCACTTCGCCGAACGCCGCTGGATGGCGGCCCGACAAGAAACGGATTCCACGCCCAACGCTGGACCTGAGCTGACCGAGCGAGTGGACTCACTCAAAGTCGCACAGATGACCCTTCAGAATCAGTCGTCTTTGATCAATCAACAACTGCAGCGGATCCCGATCCTCAAAAAGGCATGGGAACGTCGCTTTCTCGTTGTAACCAACCAAGCCGAACGCAAGGAACGCCAGGAATGGGTGGAAGAAACCGAGCAACAGATTGAACAAATCGAACGAGATCGAAGAGCAAGGCAGTTCAAACTCGATGAACTAAGAGTTAATCAGTCCAACGTCGAAGCCAAGATTGATGCGATCAACGGAACCAACCCTGCGGTCCGTCGATGGCTTGAATCCAAACGTGACTCGTTGGCGAAGCAGGTCGAGTTCTACAACAGCAGCGTCATTTCACAGGACAACGCCGAAAGAACACTTCGACGATTGAAAAACCAAATCGATGGCGAACCAGGAAGGAGCGTCAGCGAAATCATCGAAGACAGCTGGGACCAAACCCAACGAGTTTGGAACTACGAACTGGCCAATATCGATGACACGTCGCTGACGGTCGGCAAGGTCTGCAGCAGCGTGCTGCTGCTCTTCATCGGCTTCATGCTCGCTCGCTGGTTCAGCGCACTGCTTGGGCGTCGCCTGCCCAAATGGGGCGTCGAAGAAGCAGCCGCGCACGCCATCGAATCGCTGACCTTCTACGCCTTGTTGATCACGCTCGGACTGACCGCCCTTCGCTACGCCAATGTGCCGCTGACTGTTTTCACCTTCCTCGGCGGGGCGGTGGCAATCGGTGTTGGCTTCGGCAGCCAGAACATATTGAACAACTTCATCAGCGGCCTGATTTTGCTTGCCGAACGGCCGATCAAAGTCGGCGATCTCGTCAGCGTGGACGGAACGCTGGGCAACGTCACAACTATTGGCGCTCGAAGCACTCAAATTCGAACCGGTGAAAACCAAGACATCATTGTGCCCAACAGCAAATTTCTGGAAAACAACGTCACCAACCTGACCCGCCGCGATGATCGACTGCGGACTTCGGTGACAATCGGGGTTGCCTATGGCTCGAACCTCGACTCCGTTTTGCGTTTACTTGCCCGCGCAGCCTCAGAGCAAAGTGGAGTCCTGGATCGGCCCAAACCAATGGTTTGGTTCAACGACTTTGGCGACAACGCGCTCGTGTTCCAAGTTCACTTTTGGATCCAGGCCAAGAACGTGACCCAAATGCGAATGATTGAAACAGGCGTGCGACTGAAGATTGACTCGATGTTTCGAGAAGCCGAGATCGTCATCGCCTTCCCGCAACGCGACTTGCACATCCAGGCATCGCGTCCCATCGACCTTCGATTGGTTGGGTCAAACGCCCCCAGCCAAGACGACCTCGACTCCATCGGAGATGCCGCTTGA
- a CDS encoding Gfo/Idh/MocA family protein, whose translation MMSCKKLPNRRDILVGGTAFAATGLSKVSPAQDPAPTSANDRLKIAAIGVGGRGGSNLRTMEKTGLVDIIAVCDVDTRYTDQAILRHPKAKAFRDFRKLYDAVGSDIDGVVVSTTEHTHAFATKPALQLGKHVYCEKPLAYNINETRKITEAAERAGVVTQMGTQIHAGDNYHRVVELIQSGAIGEVSEAHVWVNRAWGLQSEADAKKHRDLLHVDSRPSDAMTPPEHVDWDLWLGPAPVRPYHSVYFPGPRWYRWWDFAGGTMSDLGSHWNDLPFWALELDAPTTVEAFGDPAHPEIAPASMSAKYEYPQRGDRGPVSVSWYQGTHKPEIWQRGEIPRWDSGVLFIGSKGMLLSDYGKHMLLPEESFVDFEPPPPFVPDSPGHHAQWVRACLGEGKTASPFSYAGPPTEANHLGNVAHRVGKKITWDRDKMQCVGCPEAAPFIAREPREGWSLS comes from the coding sequence ATGATGTCTTGCAAGAAGCTTCCAAATCGACGTGACATTCTGGTAGGCGGAACCGCTTTCGCGGCCACCGGACTCTCGAAAGTTTCACCCGCCCAGGACCCCGCTCCAACATCCGCCAACGATCGCCTGAAGATTGCCGCCATCGGCGTCGGCGGGCGGGGTGGATCAAACCTGCGGACGATGGAAAAGACTGGGCTGGTCGACATCATTGCCGTCTGCGACGTCGATACGCGATACACCGACCAAGCCATCCTGCGGCATCCGAAGGCAAAAGCGTTTCGAGATTTTCGCAAACTGTACGACGCCGTTGGCAGCGATATTGATGGCGTCGTCGTCAGCACCACCGAACACACCCACGCGTTCGCAACGAAGCCGGCGTTGCAACTTGGCAAGCACGTCTATTGCGAAAAGCCATTGGCGTACAACATCAACGAAACACGGAAGATCACCGAAGCGGCCGAACGTGCCGGTGTCGTCACCCAAATGGGAACCCAGATTCACGCTGGCGACAATTACCATCGAGTTGTTGAGTTGATCCAAAGCGGCGCGATCGGCGAAGTCAGCGAAGCTCACGTGTGGGTGAACCGAGCTTGGGGTTTGCAATCCGAAGCCGACGCCAAGAAGCACCGCGATCTACTGCACGTGGATTCGCGACCGAGCGACGCCATGACACCACCGGAACATGTCGACTGGGATCTGTGGCTGGGGCCCGCCCCGGTCCGTCCTTACCACTCGGTCTACTTCCCCGGGCCGCGTTGGTATCGATGGTGGGATTTCGCTGGCGGAACCATGTCGGACCTCGGCAGCCACTGGAACGACCTTCCTTTCTGGGCACTGGAGCTCGACGCTCCCACCACGGTTGAGGCATTCGGCGATCCGGCTCATCCCGAAATTGCCCCCGCATCCATGTCAGCGAAGTACGAGTACCCTCAGCGCGGCGATCGCGGCCCAGTGTCGGTTTCCTGGTACCAAGGCACACACAAACCCGAGATCTGGCAACGCGGGGAGATTCCTCGCTGGGATAGCGGAGTGCTGTTCATTGGCAGCAAAGGTATGTTGCTTTCCGATTACGGGAAGCACATGCTGCTCCCAGAAGAATCCTTCGTCGATTTCGAGCCGCCACCCCCCTTCGTGCCTGACTCGCCCGGACATCATGCCCAATGGGTTCGAGCGTGTTTGGGCGAAGGCAAGACTGCAAGCCCATTCAGCTATGCCGGCCCGCCCACCGAAGCCAACCATCTCGGAAACGTCGCCCACCGAGTCGGCAAAAAGATCACCTGGGATCGCGACAAGATGCAGTGCGTGGGATGCCCCGAAGCAGCCCCCTTCATCGCTCGGGAACCTCGCGAAGGCTGGTCGCTCAGCTAA
- a CDS encoding Kelch repeat-containing protein produces the protein MPCYQLNHQSRFFASLLFLSVLTLAGSLVAQDAVSSGNKPAFTAKPFEVACQGTYPHHLQGVCSDEASIYWSFTTTLVKTDLDGKVLNKIPVANHHGDLCFHDGKLYVAVNLGKFNDPNGNADSWVYVYDTKNLEELGRHETQEVFHGAGGIGHHDGHFYVVGGLPDSVDENYAYEHDSDFRFLKKHVIASGHTHLGIQSATFAHDRWWFGCYGSPAITLVTDADFQMKGRHELNCSLGIEGLSDGRLLVASGHCDKANGCSGKVQSAQPSEAKGFQLEK, from the coding sequence ATGCCTTGCTATCAATTGAATCACCAATCCAGATTCTTCGCCAGCTTGTTATTCCTCTCTGTCCTCACCCTTGCTGGTTCGCTGGTCGCACAAGACGCGGTTTCCTCGGGCAACAAACCCGCTTTCACAGCGAAACCGTTTGAAGTGGCCTGCCAAGGAACCTACCCGCACCATCTGCAAGGCGTTTGCAGCGACGAAGCGTCGATCTACTGGTCATTCACAACCACGCTGGTCAAAACGGACCTCGATGGAAAAGTCCTGAACAAGATTCCAGTCGCCAATCACCACGGCGATCTCTGCTTCCACGACGGCAAGCTTTATGTCGCGGTCAACCTTGGCAAATTCAACGACCCAAATGGCAACGCCGATTCATGGGTCTATGTCTACGACACTAAAAATCTCGAAGAACTTGGTCGACATGAGACTCAAGAGGTCTTTCACGGAGCAGGCGGCATCGGACACCATGACGGCCACTTCTACGTTGTTGGGGGACTGCCCGATTCAGTCGACGAAAACTATGCCTATGAACACGACAGTGATTTTCGCTTTCTCAAGAAGCACGTGATCGCGAGCGGACACACTCACTTGGGGATCCAAAGTGCCACCTTCGCTCACGACCGTTGGTGGTTCGGTTGCTATGGTTCCCCCGCCATCACTCTGGTGACCGACGCAGACTTCCAGATGAAAGGCCGACACGAACTCAATTGTTCTCTCGGCATCGAAGGTCTCTCTGACGGTCGATTGCTCGTCGCCAGCGGCCATTGCGACAAGGCAAACGGATGCAGCGGAAAGGTCCAATCGGCGCAACCAAGCGAAGCCAAGGGCTTCCAGCTTGAAAAATGA